In the genome of Enterococcus hirae ATCC 9790, one region contains:
- a CDS encoding YbaB/EbfC family nucleoid-associated protein has product MMRGMGNMQGMMKQVQKMQKEMVQAQEQLNETEFTGVATNELVKVIFTGDRRMKDIQISEGVVDPEDTEMLQDLLMMAVNDALTKIDAESEKTMGKYTKGLPF; this is encoded by the coding sequence ATGATGCGCGGAATGGGAAACATGCAAGGGATGATGAAACAAGTCCAAAAAATGCAAAAAGAGATGGTTCAAGCACAAGAACAATTGAACGAAACAGAATTTACTGGTGTAGCAACCAATGAGTTAGTGAAAGTTATTTTTACAGGTGATCGTCGGATGAAAGACATCCAAATCAGTGAAGGTGTCGTGGATCCTGAAGATACAGAAATGTTGCAAGACCTGTTGATGATGGCTGTCAATGATGCTTTGACAAAAATCGATGCAGAATCTGAAAAAACAATGGGAAAATATACTAAGGGGTTACCCTTCTAA
- the recR gene encoding recombination mediator RecR, with the protein MQYPEPIAKLIDSYMRLPGIGQKTATRLAFYTIDMKDEIVNEFAKSLLSVKRDLHFCSVCGNITEEDPCEICKDPSRDRGVILVVEEPKDVMALEKMREYRGLYHVLHGVLSPMEGTGPEDINISSLLERLHDDQVKEVIIATNATTEGEATAMYLSRLIKPAGIKVTRLAHGLSVGSDIEYADEVTLLKAVEGRREL; encoded by the coding sequence ATGCAATATCCAGAACCAATTGCTAAATTGATCGATAGTTACATGAGACTGCCAGGGATCGGTCAGAAAACAGCCACAAGATTAGCTTTCTACACGATCGATATGAAAGATGAAATCGTGAATGAATTTGCTAAATCGTTGTTAAGTGTCAAACGAGATCTTCATTTTTGTAGTGTTTGCGGCAACATCACAGAAGAAGACCCATGTGAGATTTGTAAAGATCCTTCAAGAGACCGGGGGGTTATCTTAGTTGTCGAAGAACCAAAAGACGTGATGGCGTTAGAAAAAATGCGGGAATATCGTGGGCTTTATCATGTTCTACATGGGGTTCTTTCTCCAATGGAAGGGACTGGACCTGAAGATATCAACATTTCTTCGTTACTTGAACGCCTACATGATGATCAAGTGAAAGAAGTGATCATTGCAACAAATGCAACCACTGAAGGAGAAGCTACTGCCATGTATCTTTCACGATTGATCAAACCGGCTGGTATCAAAGTCACTCGATTGGCCCACGGCTTATCCGTTGGTTCGGATATCGAATATGCTGATGAAGTGACCCTGTTAAAAGCGGTAGAAGGCAGACGCGAGTTATAA
- the tmk gene encoding dTMP kinase — protein sequence MNGLFITIEGPDGAGKTSILNELFPLLKKVAKTKIIQTREPGGIPIAEEIRAVILDPKNDRMDERTEALLYAAARRQHLVEKVLPALSEGSIVLCDRFVDSSLAYQGAGRRIGVSEIARLNEFATEGTTPDFTLYLDIDSDTGLHRIKENRRGQIDRLDSEGLEFHQRVRHAYLKIAEENPERIYKIDARKSFEEVLQTSYRAIVEQYPQFFEN from the coding sequence GTGAACGGACTATTTATTACGATCGAGGGACCAGATGGAGCTGGGAAAACCAGTATTCTAAATGAGTTATTCCCTCTTTTGAAAAAAGTAGCAAAAACAAAGATCATTCAAACAAGAGAACCAGGTGGGATCCCGATTGCCGAAGAGATTCGGGCAGTTATCCTTGATCCTAAAAATGATCGGATGGATGAACGGACAGAAGCTTTGCTATATGCTGCGGCTAGAAGACAGCATTTGGTCGAGAAAGTCCTACCTGCTTTATCAGAAGGAAGCATTGTTTTATGTGATCGATTTGTAGACAGCTCATTGGCTTATCAAGGGGCGGGACGTAGAATCGGTGTTTCTGAGATTGCCCGCTTGAATGAATTTGCTACAGAAGGTACGACACCTGACTTTACCCTTTATCTCGATATTGATTCAGATACTGGATTGCATCGCATTAAAGAGAACCGAAGAGGTCAAATCGATCGATTAGATTCAGAAGGATTGGAATTTCATCAACGAGTACGTCATGCGTATTTAAAAATAGCTGAAGAGAATCCTGAACGTATTTATAAAATTGATGCAAGAAAGAGTTTTGAAGAGGTACTTCAAACAAGTTACAGAGCCATTGTTGAACAATATCCACAATTTTTTGAAAACTAG
- a CDS encoding cyclic-di-AMP receptor, whose protein sequence is MKIILAIIQDKDSNRLSNELIDANIRATKLSSTGGFLKAGNSTFIVGIEDERVEEALEIIKKTCESRKQFVSTPVTLDISMDGGVPYPVEVEVGGATVFVLPVEGFHQF, encoded by the coding sequence ATGAAAATTATTTTAGCAATTATTCAAGACAAAGACAGTAATCGTTTATCCAATGAATTGATTGATGCCAATATCCGTGCAACAAAATTATCTTCAACTGGTGGCTTTTTGAAAGCTGGCAACAGTACATTTATTGTTGGGATTGAAGACGAACGTGTAGAAGAAGCATTAGAAATCATCAAAAAAACTTGTGAATCAAGAAAACAATTTGTTTCAACACCTGTCACGTTGGATATCTCTATGGACGGTGGAGTTCCTTATCCAGTAGAAGTTGAAGTCGGTGGAGCAACCGTCTTTGTGTTACCAGTTGAAGGATTTCATCAATTTTAG
- the holB gene encoding DNA polymerase III subunit delta', with protein sequence MDQEFTLDQMQPIVYQQLQRSFEHGRLAHAYLFEGEKGTGKHEMGIWLAQHLFCTNLQEQLPCGVCNNCQRIQNQEHPDVLTIVPEGQTIKVDQIRRLQTEFSRSGYESRKKVFLIQEAEKMNASAANSLLKFLEEPPGDFLAILETDSIGRILPTIQSRCQILHFQELAKDALIYKLQQAQIPLEKAKLLTFLTNSFTKAVEISQNEWFNDAKDSIQQWFVYLQKNDTQAFIYVQKKLIKTFKEKSQQFTGLSILMFYYQEALQQALIAENLRKVTRINQTIERILLAEQKLRSNVSFQAVAEQFVLQTITG encoded by the coding sequence ATGGATCAAGAATTTACGCTGGATCAAATGCAACCTATCGTGTATCAACAGCTTCAACGAAGTTTTGAGCATGGGCGCCTCGCTCATGCTTATCTTTTTGAAGGCGAAAAAGGAACGGGAAAACACGAAATGGGGATTTGGTTAGCACAACACCTGTTTTGTACGAATCTGCAGGAACAACTTCCTTGTGGAGTATGCAATAATTGTCAACGAATCCAAAACCAAGAACATCCAGACGTTTTAACGATCGTACCAGAAGGGCAAACGATCAAAGTCGATCAAATTAGACGTTTACAAACCGAATTTAGTCGTAGTGGTTATGAATCTCGGAAGAAAGTTTTCCTTATTCAAGAAGCAGAAAAGATGAATGCAAGTGCAGCAAATAGTTTGCTTAAGTTTTTAGAAGAACCACCAGGCGATTTTCTAGCGATCTTAGAAACAGATTCGATTGGGCGAATCCTACCAACGATTCAATCACGCTGCCAAATCTTGCATTTTCAGGAGCTGGCTAAAGATGCGTTGATTTATAAATTACAACAAGCACAGATTCCTTTAGAAAAAGCGAAACTTTTGACTTTCTTGACGAACAGTTTCACAAAAGCAGTTGAAATATCGCAAAATGAATGGTTTAATGATGCTAAGGATTCGATTCAACAGTGGTTTGTGTATTTGCAAAAAAATGATACACAAGCATTCATTTATGTTCAAAAAAAGTTAATAAAGACTTTTAAAGAAAAATCGCAACAATTTACTGGTTTATCGATCTTAATGTTTTATTATCAAGAAGCTTTACAACAAGCTTTAATAGCAGAAAATCTTAGAAAAGTAACACGTATTAATCAGACGATTGAGCGTATTTTATTAGCGGAACAGAAATTAAGAAGCAATGTCAGCTTCCAAGCAGTAGCGGAACAGTTTGTTTTACAAACAATTACTGGCTGA